Part of the Candidatus Dormiibacterota bacterium genome, GTCGAAATTCAAAAAGTTTCTCGAAGAGCTTAAACCCAGCGATTTCAATCGGTAGCCTAGAACCGTAACCTGCGACCTACAACCTCGTCGTTACGATTGCAATGTCGTGGATGTAGGTCGACCCGTCGGGATGGGTTGACGGCGTGAGCACCAAATTCGATATGTACTCACCCGCCGGGGCGCGCAGCGTTTTAATCGTCAGGCCAGGCGGGCTGCTAGCCATAATCGTAGATTCGATCTCACCGGTCGAAGCGATGCCTTCGGGCAAGAGCTTGCTCCAATACACCCGCATCCCGACCACTTCGTCGTTGCCTTTATAACTGCCGCGGTAAACGTCCAAGCCCGTCAGCACGTAACCGGCGGGCTGATAGACCGTCTCAGTGCCGCCCGTGCCGCCGACGATCTGCCCGAGTACCGGCGACTGTACGACGTTGCCGTCAATGCTCGCATATATGGGGAGAATCGCGTTGATGACGTCGCTGGCATGCACTTTCACACCGACGAGCGCGAGCGGATGCGACGGCCCGACAGGGGTGTATTGCGAACTGTTCGCGGATTGCGGGACGGAAGTCTGCGCGCCGGGGACGTACGCCGTTTGGTCCTGAGCGACCGGCGCCGGAACGTACACGGAGGCCGTTGCCGCGGGA contains:
- a CDS encoding DUF4189 domain-containing protein — protein: MKMRRTSGIRSLAGFLLVAALSAAMMLPALANNLYGAIAISPSTGKVSGSWNFRNQSAANTRAISRCNALTNGAGDCIATVAVHQHLCGALATDSVHGTWRGGVANTRAAAKSAALSNLGSSNGRIAYSLCNSGNQQSAGASSTESAVAGLLVGAAAVALLTHHPHPAATASVYVPAPVAQDQTAYVPGAQTSVPQSANSSQYTPVGPSHPLALVGVKVHASDVINAILPIYASIDGNVVQSPVLGQIVGGTGGTETVYQPAGYVLTGLDVYRGSYKGNDEVVGMRVYWSKLLPEGIASTGEIESTIMASSPPGLTIKTLRAPAGEYISNLVLTPSTHPDGSTYIHDIAIVTTRL